The segment ATATACTGTTGGACTAGGTaaatgcagtgcattcggaaagttttcagaccccctgactttttccacattttgatatgttacagcctttttctaaaattgattaaattgcttttttccctcatcaatctacacacaatatctcataatgacaaagtgaaaacaggattttagacatTTTCACACATTTATGAAAAACTAAACagcaataccttatttacataagtattcagaccctttgttttgaaactcaaaattgagctcaggtgcatgctgtttccactgatcatcctggAGATGTATTTAGAAATTGACTGGACTgctgtaaattcaattgattggacatgatttggaaaggcacacacctgtctatataaggtcccacagttggaagtgcttgtcagagcaaaaaccaagccacgagatcgaaggaattgtccatagagctccgacaCAGGAGTGTGTcttggcacagatctggggaagggtaacaaaaactttatgcaacattgaaggtcccccagaACATGTTGGGGACCTTCTGTGAAGAAGGGAGAAACTAAAGGACTGTCATCTAAAGGACTctccgaccatgagaaacaagattctctagtctgatgaaaccaagattgaactctttggcctgaataccaagcttcacagtgaagcatggtggtggcagcgtcatgctgtagggatgttttcagtggcagggactggaagaaaagtcaggattgagggaaagatgaatggagcaaagtacagagattatTGATGAAAGCCTGTTCAGTACCTCAGACATACCTCAGACACATGTTCAgtaccgatcgaacatctctggagagacctgaaaatagctgtggagTGACATTTcacatccaaactgacagagcttgaaaggatctgcagagaatgggtgaaactccccaaatacaggtgccaagcttgtagcatcatacccaagaagactcaaggctgtaatcgctgccaaagttgcttcaacaaagtactgagtaaaaggtcttatgtaaatgtaatatttaagtttatttttaataaatgtgcaaacactTTTAAACCTGTTTtggatttgtcattatgggggtattgtgtgtagattgagaattgtatttaaaaaaaaaatctatatatatatatatacactgctcaaaaaaataaagggaacacttaaacaacacaatgtaactccaagtcaatcacacttctgtgaaatcaaactgcccacttaggaagcaacaatgattgacaataaatttcacatgctgttgtgcaaatggaatagacaacaggtggaaattataggcaattagcaagacacccccaataaaggagtggttctgcaggtggtgacgacagaccacttctcagttcctatgcttcctggctgatgttttggtcacttttgaatgctggcggtgctttcactctagtggtagcatgagacggagtctacaacccacacaagtggcttagGTAGTGCAGCTCgtccaggatggtacatcaatgcgagctgtggcaaggtttgctgtctgtcagcgtagtgtccagagcatggaggcgcaaccaggagacaggccagtacatcaggagacgcgGAGGAGGCCTtaggaggtcatacaggcacgtggaggccacacacactacagcctcattttgacttgttttaaggacattacatcaaagttggatcagcctgtagtgtagttttccactttaattttgagtgtgactccaaatccagacatcCATGGgatgataaatttgatttccattgatcatttttgtgtgattctgttgtcagcacattcaactatggaaagaaaaaagtatttaataaaaatatttcattcattcagatctaggatgttattttagtgttccctttatttttttgagcagtgtatatatatatatatatatatatcagaataAGGCTAacataacaatgtggaaaaagtcaagggttctgaatactttccgaatgcactgtaagtcacATACCTGATCAATATCAATACAGTTAATATAATATTAGACAAACAGGATGACACAGAGCGAAGCAAACAGTACACAGGCAAAGGTTTAAATTATTTTTAGTACTGGTATGATACATAtttacaatataatataattaaAGTTTTAGCCATATACAGTTACCGATGATAGAGGCATGCTTCTGCTTATAGACTATTCTACATAAGGCACAGATCACAGGTAATTTAAGGGAAAATGCCTCAAATGAGAGAACAGAAGAATCGTGAAAACCACCCATTCCTACACCAACCAAGAACTTTCCCCATTACATGGAGAGTAAACCTAAACATATCCTGGAATATAGTATTAATAGCAAAAAATTTACATTTTTCTTCTTGATACAGCAGTAAATAATAGCTAACTATATAGTATTGAGGAAAACAGACCATGAAATGTATGTTTACCCCATCATGACAATTAAATTACTTGCATAATGTATTGAGTGCACTTTGTCTTTCATTCACACAGGCATATCTCTAACCACTGCTCCCTTATGGTCTACAGAGCAGTCCTCTTCTCTTAGTGACACCAAGTGTGAATTTCAATCATCTgaagtgtgtctctctcttcttctctcctttatcTGCACTGACCTGAGAACCCAAGATAGGTGAAAACAATATGGTGGATGGTGACATTGGCAATTTACTTTCACCTGTCCATGTTTTTCACAAGTGCAGATAAGGGAAAGGAATCAAGGAGAGGAAGCACCTTTAGACTATTGGGATGAACCTCAGTTCCCTCATCTGCAGAGCAGCTGTAGTTCAGAGGAGCTGCAGGTCAGTGCAGGAGAGGCCAgctcctctgctcctcccagGGCGTCCTGCCCCTTGATCTTCAGGTTGACAAACTTGATCTTCCAGCTGTTCTGTTCCAGCGGTGAGCGGATGAGGCCAAACACCTGTTCATATACTCCTAGGCAGACATCATCTCTGTGAATGGTCCCTGCCACAGCCACCAACACCAGGCCGTGGGGGGAGGACAGGACCTTCAGGCCAGGGGGGTCAAGGTTGGGGCTCAACAGGAGCCTCTCGTCCCTCGCCAGGGCCAGGAGACGCAGGCTAGTCAGCTCAGAGCCATGGAATTCTTCCATTTGTTCGCCAACAGCActaagacagagagtgagagagagaggtcctaTGAATTAATATGGTATTTAATACTGTATGGTCAATACAAAAGAAAATGGTAAGTTAGTCAAAATCAATGCTTAGTCCCTAAGAGACTAAAAACGATATAATTTGTGTCCAGATTTTTACCTGGAGAAGAGGCGCAGACGGACGTCCTCCCAGAAGTGTTGTGGTCCCCAGTCCTTAGGAGGCTGGCGCAGGGAGGGGTTCTGACTGTTGAGAAGCTGGAAGAACCACTGACAGAACTGTCTGGCCAAGGCCAGGTGGTCAAAACCAGGACTGTACCCTGCCTCAGAGGAAACAGAGACACTCTCAGCTGGTCTCAGACTTAGGCTGGTCTCAACTGCTGGTGTTTGATAGTCCAATGCCTACAAACAAGACCACAGACATTAAGTGACAAAAGCATGTTAAAATGTTCTTGCCAAATTCAGCCTCtatgaaacacagaaacacaaatgTGTCTATACCTTCCCAGTAGACCAAAACTCTAGAGTCCGCTTCACTAGCTGGTGTTTCTCACTGTTGGGGGGCATCACCACCCCCTCCTTTGCCAGGTACTTGAATATAACGTCACGGTGGACCTTTTTCCGTTTTAGCAGCTCCTCCGTATCCTTGGTGTATGAAAGAATGGCCTCAACTGCTTCTGTAACAGACAGAGACGACCCCAAGATTTTACTATGGTATAACATTTACAGATCAAAACTTGCAAAGGTtggcagctagctagttagctagcccaATAATGGACTAAAGGAGCCTAACGTTACTCCTTATAGTCCAAGGACCTTACAT is part of the Oncorhynchus gorbuscha isolate QuinsamMale2020 ecotype Even-year linkage group LG09, OgorEven_v1.0, whole genome shotgun sequence genome and harbors:
- the lg09h3orf38 gene encoding uncharacterized protein C3orf38 homolog isoform X1, encoding MSTGSVQILAEPLRDAVFPPGRSLWYSRVVDDGSTTTAIAEAVEAILSYTKDTEELLKRKKVHRDVIFKYLAKEGVVMPPNSEKHQLVKRTLEFWSTGKALDYQTPAVETSLSLRPAESVSVSSEAGYSPGFDHLALARQFCQWFFQLLNSQNPSLRQPPKDWGPQHFWEDVRLRLFSSAVGEQMEEFHGSELTSLRLLALARDERLLLSPNLDPPGLKVLSSPHGLVLVAVAGTIHRDDVCLGVYEQVFGLIRSPLEQNSWKIKFVNLKIKGQDALGGAEELASPALTCSSSELQLLCR
- the lg09h3orf38 gene encoding uncharacterized protein C3orf38 homolog isoform X2 translates to MPVLSDTERKGCKNMLGIMSSGDILSLSDTVTNKMIAVENITEAVEAILSYTKDTEELLKRKKVHRDVIFKYLAKEGVVMPPNSEKHQLVKRTLEFWSTGKALDYQTPAVETSLSLRPAESVSVSSEAGYSPGFDHLALARQFCQWFFQLLNSQNPSLRQPPKDWGPQHFWEDVRLRLFSSAVGEQMEEFHGSELTSLRLLALARDERLLLSPNLDPPGLKVLSSPHGLVLVAVAGTIHRDDVCLGVYEQVFGLIRSPLEQNSWKIKFVNLKIKGQDALGGAEELASPALTCSSSELQLLCR